Genomic DNA from Nonomuraea rubra:
CCAGGACGTTCGGCCCCTTCTGCCGCGAGCTGGAGCGGGCGGGCCTGGTGACGCCGCGCTCGCGCGTGGTGCTGGAGAAGCCGCTGGGCCACGACCTGACGAGCGCGCAGCGCATCAACGACGAGGTCGGCGCCATCTTCGACGAGCGCCAGATCTTCCGCATCGACCACTACCTGGGCAAGGAGACGGTGCAGAACCTGCTGGTCCTGCGCTTCGCCAACGCCTTCCTGGAGCCGATCTGGAACTCGTTGTGGATCGACCACGTCCAGATCACGGCCGCCGAGACGGTCGGCACGCCGGGCAGGCGCGGCTACTACGACCACGCGGGCGCGCTGCGTGACATGGTGCAGAACCACCTGCTGCAGCTCCTGACGCTGACCGCGATGGAGCCGCCGGCCCGCAACGACCGCGAGGCCATCCGCGACGAGAAGGTCAAAGTGCTGCAGGCGCTGCGGCCGATCGCGGGCGGCGAGGTGGACCGTTTCACCGTGCGCGGCCAGTACACCGAGGCCGGCGACCTGGTCGGCTACCTCGACGAGCCCGCCTCCACCCCGCCGAACGAGGCCTCGCGGCGGGTGGAGACGTTCACCGCGATCCGGGCCGAGGTCAAGAACTGGCGGTGGGCGGGGGTGCCGTTCTACCTGCGCACCGGCAAGCGCATGCCGTACCGGCGCTCGGAGATCGTGGTGCAGTTCAAGGACGTGCCGCACTCCATCTTCCCTGGCGGCGCCCCGAACCGGCTCGTGCTGCGGCTCCAGCCGGAGGAGGGCATCGAGCTGCACATCATGGCCAAGGAGCCGGGCGCGGGCGAGACGACGCTCAAGCCGGTGCCGCTGTCGCTGAGCTTCGGCAAGACGTTCACGGCGCGGGTGCCCGAGGCGTACGAGCGGCTGCTGATGGACGTGCTGGCCGGGAACCCGACGCTGTTCATGCGCCGCGACGAGGTCGAGGCGGCCTGGCGGTGGATCGACCCGATCCTCGAAGCCTGGCAGGCCGACCCCGCGCTGCCCGAGCCGTACCCCGCAGGAACCACCGGGCCCGCCGGAGCCCACGAGCTGCTCGGCCGCAGCGGTCGTGCCTGGCACGAGGAGGAAATGTGATGAACCACGTCATCCAGGAGATCACCGACCGGATCGCCGAGCGCAGCGCCGCCAGCCGTACCGCTTACCTGGAGCGGATCCGCCGTGAGGGCGAGGCCGCCAGGGCGAAGGGCCCGGCGCGGGCGCACCTGGGCTGCGCGAACCTCGCGCACGGCTTCGCGGGCGCCCCGGCCGAGGACAAGCCGGCTCTGCGCGGCTCCGCCAAGCCCGGCGTGGCCATCGTGACCAGCTACAACGACATGCTGTCCGCGCACCAGCCGTACGAGACCTACCCGCCGGAGCTGAAGCAGGCCGTGCGCAAGGCCGGCGGCGTGGCGCAGGTGGCGGGCGGCGTGCCCGCCATGTGCGACGGCATCACGCAGGGCCGCGCCGGCATGGAGCTGTCGCTCTACAGCCGCGACGTGATCGCCATGTCCACCGCGATCGCGCTGTCGCACGACATGTTCGACGCCTCGCTGCTGCTGGGCGTGTGCGACAAGATCGTGCCGGGGCTGTTCATCGGGGCGCTGCACTTCGGCCACCTGCCCGCGATCTTCGTGCCCGCAGGCCCGATGGCCTCGGGCCTGCCGAACAAGGTCAAGGCCCGCACCCGGCAGCTGTTCGCCGAGGGCAAGGTCGGCAGGGAGGAGCTGCTGGACGCCGAGGCCAAGTCGTACCACTCCCCCGGCACCTGCACCTTCTACGGCACCGCGAACTCCAACCAGGCGCTGATGGAGGTCATGGGCCTGCACCTGCCCGGCTCGACGTTCGTCAACCCGCACACCGAGCTGCGGCACGCGCTCACGCAGGCCGCCGGGCGCAGGGCGGTGGAGATCACCGCGCACGGCGCCGAGTACACGCCGATCGGCGAGCTGGTGGACGAGAAGTCGATCGTGAACGCCTGCGTCGCCCTGCTGGCCACCGGCGGCTCCACGAACCACACGCTGCACCTGGTCGCCATGGCCGCCGCCGCGGGCATCGTGCTGACCTGGGACGACCTGGCCTGCCTGTCCGAGGTCGTGCCGTCGCTGACCAAGATCTACCCGAACGGCCAGGCGGACGTGAACCACTTCCGCGACGCCGGCGGCATGCAGGTGCTCATCGGCGACCTGCTGGACGAGGGCCTGCTGCACGGGGACGTCATGACCGTGGCGGGCCCCGGCCTCGACCGCTACCGCGAGGCGCCCGAGCTGGTGGACGGCGAGCTGGTCTGGGCACCGGTCACCGGCGGCAGCAAGGACCTGGACGTGCTGCGCCCGGCCGCCGACCCGTTCTCGGCCGACGGCGGCATCCACATGGTCGAGGGCAACCTGGGCCGCGCCGTCAGCAAGGTCTCGGCGGTCAAGCCGGAGCACCTGGTGATCGAGGCGCCGGCCAAGGTCTTCCACGACCAGCTCGACCTGCTGAAGGCGTTCGAGGCGGGGGAGCTGGACGGGCAGGACTTCGTGGCGGTCATCCGCTACCAGGGCCCCAGCGCGAACGGCATGCCCGAGCTGCACAAGCTCACCTCGCCGCTGGCGGTGCTGCTCGACAGGGGCCAGCGGGTGGCGATCGTCACCGACGGCCGCATGTCGGGCGCGTCGGGCAAGGTGCCGGCGGCCATCCATCTGTCGCCCGAGGCGGCCGACGGCGGGCCGATCGCGCTGGTCCGCGACGGCGACGTGATCAGGCTGGACTCGGCGGCGGGCACGCTGGAGCTGCGGGTGCCGGCCGAGGAGCTGGCCCGCCGCACGCCCGAGGGCCGGCCGCTGAGCGACGCGCAGTGGGTCGGCACGGGACGGGAGCTGTTCGCCGCCTTCCGCCGGATGGCGGGGCACGCCGAGCAGGGCGCCGGCATCTTCGGGGTGAGCGGCGCCGAGTCGCCGCACCACGGCCCCGGCCTGGGCTTCCCCGCCGAGGCGGGCTCGTCCCACCTCGAGACGGGCGCGCCGGTCGGCGCGCTGGTCCGGTGACGGGATATTTGCCGGTACGGTGCTCTGTGTCCGTTTGGCGCGCGCTGAACGCTCCAGAGCCCGTACGTCCGCACCACCCCGCATGGGGAAACGTGAACGATCGTAGGATCCTTCGGTGTATGGCGAGCGATCTTGACGCCGCCCCGAATGCCGGAGGTATCCGTGAGTGCCTTTGACCTTCCGTGGCTCGTCGCCGACATCGGCGGGACCAACGCCCGGTTCGGCCTCGTCACCGCGCCGGGGGCGCGCCCGTCGGACGTCGCGGTCCTGCCGGGTGCCGACTACGCCACCCTCCCCGAAGCCGTAGCCGCCTATCTCGCGGAGCACGCGGGCGGAGTGCGGCCGGGGGCGGCCTGCCTGGCACTCGCGGGCCCGATCGACGGCGACCACTACCGGCTCACGAACTCCCACTGGTCCGGCTCCATCCGGGACCTGGATGTGCCGTACGCGCGGCTGCTCAACGACTTCGAGGCGCTGGCCGTGTCGCTGCCCCACCTGGCGGGCGACGAGCTGGTGTCCCTGGGCGGGCCCGCGCCGGAGCACGGCGTCAAGGCGGTGCTGGGCCCGGGGACCGGGCTCGGCGTCGGCGGGCTGGTGCCCAGCGTGCACGGCTGGACGGCGATCCCCGGCGAGGGCGGGCACGCCACGGTGCCGGTGTTCGAGCCGCGCGAGATCGAGATCGTCCGCGCCGTCCAGTCGCAGGGCCTGCCGCACGTGGTGGCCGAGCACCTGCTGTCGGGCCCGGGGCTGGTGCGCCTGCACCGGGCGCTGGCCCTGGTGAACGGCGTCACCGCACCCGACCTGACCGCCTCCGACATCGTCGCCAGGGTGGACGACTCGTTGTGCGCGGAGACGGTCGAGGTGTTCTGCGGCATGCTCGGCACCTTCGCCGGCAACGTGGCACTGACGCTCGGCGCCCGGGGAGGGGTGTACCTGGCCGGCGGGGTGCTGCCCCGTATCGTGGAGCGGGTGCGTGCCAGCGCGTTCCGTACGCGCTTCGAGGACAACCCCGACATGGCCGCCTACCTGTCGGAGATCGGCACCGTGCTGATCGTCGCGGCCCAGCCCGGGATGACGGGCGCGGCGGCCTGGCTGAGCCAGCACGCCCGCACCGAGCTGGTGGGCTGACTGAAGCCCACCAGGTGGGCAGGTGACCAGGTTGTACAGGACAAGACGACGGCCGTGAGAGGCCGACGAGGAGAGAGTAACCCCATGAGCCTGCTCGATCTCGCCCCAGTGGTCCCCGTCGTGGTGATCGAGGACGCCGGGACCGCCGTCCCGATGGCCCGCGCCCTGGTGGCCGGGGGGCTGCCGGTCATCGAGGTGACCCTGCGCACGCCCGCCGCCCTGGAAGCCATCGCCAGGATCGCCGAGGAGGTGCCGGAGGCGACCGTGGGCGCGGGGACGATCCGGACCACCGACGACATCGCGGCGTCCGTGTCGGCCGGGGCGAGGTTCCTCGTCTCGCCTGGCACGACGTTGTCGCTGGTGGAGGCGCTGGACTCCAGCGGCGTGCCGTACCTGCCGGGTGCGGCCACCGTGTCGGAGGTCATGGCGCTGGCCGAGCGGGGGATCAAGGAGCTGAAGTTCTTCCCCGCCGAGGCCGCGGGCGGCGTCCCGTACCTCAAGTCGCTGTCCGGGCCGCTGCCCGACGTGCGCTTCTGCCCGACGGGCGGCATCAAGCCCGAGACCGCCCGCGACTACCTCGCGCTGCCGAACGTGGGCTGCGTCGGCGGCAGCTGGCTGACCCCGGCCGACGCGCTGGCCGCCGGGGACTGGGGCCGCGTGGAGAAGCTCGCCGCGGAGGCGGCCGCGCTGCGCTGATCCCCGGGATAATGATCGGGTGGCTCTGGAGACAGCCGCCCTGAAGGTGGGCACCGCAGTCGGCGAGCGCGCCATGCGCGCCTGGCTGACCTCCCGGTCGGCCGGCGAGAGCAGCCGCCTGCCGCTCGTCGAGCTGATGCGGACGCGCCTGCCCGACCAGCTCGTGCGGCGCAAGGCGCAGCGGCAGCTCGACGACATCGCCGACGCGGTGACGGCGCGGGTCATGAAGCTGTGCGGGCACGAGTTCCCCGGGCTCGGCGACGAGGACCGGGAGGTCGTGCTCGCCGAGGTCCAGCACACCCTGACCCTCGCGGACCTGTCCGACGGCGCCCTCCTGGCCGCCGACGCCGACCCGGTACGGCTCGCGCGGGGCCTGCGCCGGACCCTGCCCGCGCCCAGGGACCTGGACGAGGGGCAGTCGCGGCTGTACGACGTCGTGCTCGACGAGTGCTGCGACTGCCTGGTCAGGGTCGTCCGGCACCTGCCGGAGTTCCAGCCGCGCGCCGCCGCCGAGACGCTCTCGCGCCTGTCGGGGCTCGGCGAGCAGCTCGCCGCCATGCTGGCGCGGCTGCCCGTCCGCACGCTGGAGGCCCCCGACGGCACCGACAGGGACGCCGCGTTCGCCCACCGCTACCTGGAGCACGTCTCCCGGACGCTCGACAACCTGGAGCTGCTGGGCGTGCGCGTCGAGCGCTTCCGCCCCCGGACGCCGCTGAGCGTGGCCTACATCAGCCTGTCCGTCACCGCCGCCCAGGCCGCGGGCGCCCACGTCGCGTGGCACGACTCTCCTGACGAGCCCGCGACCATGCGCGTGGAGAGCGCGCTCGGCCAGGGCCGCCGGATGTTGCTGCGGGGCGAGGCCGGAGGCGGCAAGAGCACGCTGTTGCGCTGGCTGGCGATCACGGCCGCGCGGGGTGGGTTCGAGGGCGAGCTGGCCGACTGGAACGGATGCGTGCCGTTCCTGGTGAAGCTGCGCAGCTACGCCGATCGGGAGCTGCCCAGGCCGGAGCAGTTCCTGGACCTGACCGCCGGGGCGCTGGCCGGGCTGATGCCGGCGGGGTGGGCGCACCGGCAGCTCGCGTCGGGGCGGGCGCTGCTGCTGATCGACGGCGTGGACGAGCTGACCGGCGCGCAGCGCAGGGCGATCAAGCCGTGGCTGCGCGGGCTGCTCGCCGCGTTCCCCGCGATCCGGGTCCTGGTCACCAGCCGCCCGTCGGCCGCCTCGTCGTCGTGGCTGGAGGAGGAGGGATTCGCTCCGGCGTTCCTGGAGCGGATGACGCCCGCGGACACGCGGGCGCTGGTCGAGCACTGGCACGAGGCCATCAGGAGCAGCGCGGACCTGCCCTGCCCGGCCGAGCAGCTGCCCGTGGTGCAGGCGCGGCTGCTGTCGCACCTGGAGAGCGCGCCGCACCTGCGCGCGCTGGCGGCCACGCCGCTGCTCGCGTCCATGTTGTGCGCGCTCAACCTCGACCGGGCCTCCCAGCTCCCGCCCGACCGCATGGGCCTGTACGCGGCGGCGCTGGAGATGCTGCTGGAGCGCAGGGACGCCGAGCGGGTCATCCCCAGCTACGGCGAGGTCCATCTGAACCGCCCGCAGAAGATCCAGGTGCTGCAGGAGCTGGCCTGGCAGCTGTCGGTCACCAACCGGGTCGAGCTGGCCAAGCCGGCCGCGCTGGCGTGGGCGAGCAGGGTCGTCGCCACCATGCCGCGCCTGCGGGCCACGGGCGCGCAGGTGCTGGACTACCTGCTGGAACGCAGCGGCGTGATCCGCGAGGCGGCGGAGGGCCGGATCGACTTCGTGCACCGGACCATGCAGGAGTACCTGACGGCACGGGCCGCCGCCGAGGTGGGCGACGTCGAGCCCCTCGTCTCGAACGCGCATCGCGACCAGTGGCGCGAGGTCGTGGTGATGACGGCCGGGCACGCGAACGGGCCGCTGCGCGAGGAGCTGCTCGGCGGGCTGCTGTCCCGCATCGCCGCCGAGCCGCGGCGCGCGCGCCGGCTCAAGGTCCTGGTGTGCGCGTGCCTGGAGACGCTGCCGTCGGTGCCCGAGCGGCTGCGGGAGGCGGTGGACCGGTGCCTG
This window encodes:
- the zwf gene encoding glucose-6-phosphate dehydrogenase encodes the protein MFGGTGDLSMRKLIPALYHSDREGRLSPETRVIAMSRGGLTDADFRGKVDAEVRDQLPVTDEGQWQHFLARLHHVSVDVGRDDSSGWSALAELLAGHEARDRVFYLASPPRTFGPFCRELERAGLVTPRSRVVLEKPLGHDLTSAQRINDEVGAIFDERQIFRIDHYLGKETVQNLLVLRFANAFLEPIWNSLWIDHVQITAAETVGTPGRRGYYDHAGALRDMVQNHLLQLLTLTAMEPPARNDREAIRDEKVKVLQALRPIAGGEVDRFTVRGQYTEAGDLVGYLDEPASTPPNEASRRVETFTAIRAEVKNWRWAGVPFYLRTGKRMPYRRSEIVVQFKDVPHSIFPGGAPNRLVLRLQPEEGIELHIMAKEPGAGETTLKPVPLSLSFGKTFTARVPEAYERLLMDVLAGNPTLFMRRDEVEAAWRWIDPILEAWQADPALPEPYPAGTTGPAGAHELLGRSGRAWHEEEM
- the edd gene encoding phosphogluconate dehydratase, which translates into the protein MNHVIQEITDRIAERSAASRTAYLERIRREGEAARAKGPARAHLGCANLAHGFAGAPAEDKPALRGSAKPGVAIVTSYNDMLSAHQPYETYPPELKQAVRKAGGVAQVAGGVPAMCDGITQGRAGMELSLYSRDVIAMSTAIALSHDMFDASLLLGVCDKIVPGLFIGALHFGHLPAIFVPAGPMASGLPNKVKARTRQLFAEGKVGREELLDAEAKSYHSPGTCTFYGTANSNQALMEVMGLHLPGSTFVNPHTELRHALTQAAGRRAVEITAHGAEYTPIGELVDEKSIVNACVALLATGGSTNHTLHLVAMAAAAGIVLTWDDLACLSEVVPSLTKIYPNGQADVNHFRDAGGMQVLIGDLLDEGLLHGDVMTVAGPGLDRYREAPELVDGELVWAPVTGGSKDLDVLRPAADPFSADGGIHMVEGNLGRAVSKVSAVKPEHLVIEAPAKVFHDQLDLLKAFEAGELDGQDFVAVIRYQGPSANGMPELHKLTSPLAVLLDRGQRVAIVTDGRMSGASGKVPAAIHLSPEAADGGPIALVRDGDVIRLDSAAGTLELRVPAEELARRTPEGRPLSDAQWVGTGRELFAAFRRMAGHAEQGAGIFGVSGAESPHHGPGLGFPAEAGSSHLETGAPVGALVR
- the glk gene encoding glucokinase produces the protein MSAFDLPWLVADIGGTNARFGLVTAPGARPSDVAVLPGADYATLPEAVAAYLAEHAGGVRPGAACLALAGPIDGDHYRLTNSHWSGSIRDLDVPYARLLNDFEALAVSLPHLAGDELVSLGGPAPEHGVKAVLGPGTGLGVGGLVPSVHGWTAIPGEGGHATVPVFEPREIEIVRAVQSQGLPHVVAEHLLSGPGLVRLHRALALVNGVTAPDLTASDIVARVDDSLCAETVEVFCGMLGTFAGNVALTLGARGGVYLAGGVLPRIVERVRASAFRTRFEDNPDMAAYLSEIGTVLIVAAQPGMTGAAAWLSQHARTELVG
- a CDS encoding bifunctional 4-hydroxy-2-oxoglutarate aldolase/2-dehydro-3-deoxy-phosphogluconate aldolase; amino-acid sequence: MSLLDLAPVVPVVVIEDAGTAVPMARALVAGGLPVIEVTLRTPAALEAIARIAEEVPEATVGAGTIRTTDDIAASVSAGARFLVSPGTTLSLVEALDSSGVPYLPGAATVSEVMALAERGIKELKFFPAEAAGGVPYLKSLSGPLPDVRFCPTGGIKPETARDYLALPNVGCVGGSWLTPADALAAGDWGRVEKLAAEAAALR
- a CDS encoding NACHT domain-containing protein, with the protein product MALETAALKVGTAVGERAMRAWLTSRSAGESSRLPLVELMRTRLPDQLVRRKAQRQLDDIADAVTARVMKLCGHEFPGLGDEDREVVLAEVQHTLTLADLSDGALLAADADPVRLARGLRRTLPAPRDLDEGQSRLYDVVLDECCDCLVRVVRHLPEFQPRAAAETLSRLSGLGEQLAAMLARLPVRTLEAPDGTDRDAAFAHRYLEHVSRTLDNLELLGVRVERFRPRTPLSVAYISLSVTAAQAAGAHVAWHDSPDEPATMRVESALGQGRRMLLRGEAGGGKSTLLRWLAITAARGGFEGELADWNGCVPFLVKLRSYADRELPRPEQFLDLTAGALAGLMPAGWAHRQLASGRALLLIDGVDELTGAQRRAIKPWLRGLLAAFPAIRVLVTSRPSAASSSWLEEEGFAPAFLERMTPADTRALVEHWHEAIRSSADLPCPAEQLPVVQARLLSHLESAPHLRALAATPLLASMLCALNLDRASQLPPDRMGLYAAALEMLLERRDAERVIPSYGEVHLNRPQKIQVLQELAWQLSVTNRVELAKPAALAWASRVVATMPRLRATGAQVLDYLLERSGVIREAAEGRIDFVHRTMQEYLTARAAAEVGDVEPLVSNAHRDQWREVVVMTAGHANGPLREELLGGLLSRIAAEPRRARRLKVLVCACLETLPSVPERLREAVDRCLDDLVPPRDTTAARSLAPAGQVVLDRLPADLSGLSPAVALACARTAQLINGPAALDLLAGYAADERVQHELVKSWRYFEPRAYARRVLSAMETPPRLTVVTAGQLEAVRELPPQQHIVISARVKDLSPLLTHRESLTELHLSNVVDKAELRTLSRLSALTDLTVSGVTTIDFLTGLRNLSFLQLAEVPRLSDFTLLSGLDRLRALHITEAASLTAWEALPPLDRLRELSLSGTPLLVSARDVVERAPHVRDLVLGDRENIADLDSLSRLALEALVLWQVPWLDDLSPIAGCRTLRSLQLAGTSVRDLSPLAQLPRLRTLWLSTCPPGLDLAPLANNAHLNVHLLAGQEVSNGHLFDRRLYRSR